A single genomic interval of Clostridium facile harbors:
- a CDS encoding cation-translocating P-type ATPase, producing the protein MNRDLSEPTPIRQQPALEKKGLTSAQAERLLASYGENRLKSGKKVKALPIFVSQFRDALVMILLISTAASIFMGELVEAISIAVIVLANAIMGFIQEFKTEKTLETLKQMSAPMAKVYRNGELVRLETEKLVPGDVIEIEAGDRIPADAILLESVSLQTDESVLTGESVPVHKQENSSATLENKLNQPYLVYMGTTVTKGHGKAQIISTGMSTQMGKIAHMLSEIKEDLTPLQNKLNELGKLIGIGCLAVSAIVAVAGLLRGEPLMQMIITGVSLAVAAVPEGLPAIVTISLALAVKRMIRRKALIRKLHAVETLGCTGVICSDKTGTLTENKMTVQQLITFNQSVEISHDNQFIEQGVPIKPTSNPTYKRILEICVLCNNAQLQHSHQKGKSGWKAVGEPTETALLLAAAKAGITSESLKTEYVRMEEIPFDSTRKCMSVIVKDKAGREWIFTKGAYDVILEKSSRIQQGNTAAMITPADKKRLEQQNNKMAGSGMRVLGFAYAPVSGTPQEKNLIFLGLSGMMDPPRKEAKQAVITCRKAGVKTVMITGDHKLTACAIAKQIGIYQKGDLCLTGRELEKMSDQDLDHVVQKVTVFARVSPSHKLKIVRSLKRKGNVIAMTGDGVNDAPAIKEANIGVSMGITGSDVTKQAADVILLDDNFSTLVAAIEEGRVIYQNIRKFIRYLLSCNIGEVLTMFAGMLMGMPVPLLPMQILLVNLVTDGLPAISLGLDPAEKDVMKQRPRHPEESIFAHGLVYTIIFRGVLIGLTTLTVFITMFRMTLSVDAARTGAFFTLVLTQLIHVFECKSETKSIFSIPLFNNMKLVGSVLISAIIVLLAIYLPQCNLLFRTVPLSGIQLLLCFGISMVVPICNAIFLAVKKSFHKKDMLIATPEQAE; encoded by the coding sequence GGCAGCAGCCAGCTCTTGAAAAAAAGGGATTAACTTCTGCTCAGGCGGAACGGCTTCTAGCCTCTTATGGTGAAAACCGATTAAAATCCGGAAAAAAAGTAAAGGCACTTCCCATTTTTGTATCCCAGTTCCGAGATGCTCTCGTGATGATTTTATTAATTTCTACTGCTGCTTCTATTTTTATGGGGGAGCTGGTGGAAGCAATCTCTATTGCGGTTATCGTTCTCGCCAATGCTATTATGGGATTTATCCAGGAATTTAAAACAGAAAAAACACTGGAAACTTTAAAACAGATGTCTGCCCCTATGGCAAAAGTTTACCGAAATGGCGAGTTGGTGCGTCTAGAAACCGAAAAGCTGGTTCCTGGTGACGTAATTGAAATTGAAGCTGGAGACCGCATACCAGCTGACGCAATTTTATTGGAATCTGTTTCTCTACAAACAGATGAATCAGTACTCACCGGAGAATCCGTCCCTGTCCATAAACAGGAAAACTCTTCTGCCACCTTAGAAAACAAATTAAATCAACCCTACTTGGTTTATATGGGTACAACGGTAACAAAAGGCCATGGAAAAGCTCAGATTATTTCCACAGGAATGTCTACTCAAATGGGAAAAATCGCCCATATGCTTTCCGAAATCAAAGAGGACCTGACCCCGTTGCAAAACAAATTAAACGAACTTGGAAAACTAATTGGGATTGGCTGCTTAGCTGTTTCGGCTATTGTCGCAGTGGCAGGATTGCTTCGGGGTGAACCATTGATGCAGATGATTATTACCGGTGTTTCTCTGGCTGTTGCAGCAGTCCCAGAAGGATTACCCGCTATTGTCACAATCTCCTTAGCTTTAGCAGTAAAACGGATGATTCGCAGAAAAGCATTAATCCGAAAACTCCATGCAGTAGAAACACTGGGATGTACAGGAGTTATTTGTTCTGATAAAACAGGGACTTTAACCGAAAATAAGATGACAGTCCAACAATTGATTACTTTTAACCAATCTGTAGAAATCTCCCATGACAATCAATTTATCGAACAAGGAGTTCCTATCAAACCAACTTCTAACCCCACTTATAAGAGAATACTGGAAATCTGTGTCCTGTGTAACAATGCTCAGTTACAACATTCCCATCAAAAAGGGAAATCTGGATGGAAAGCAGTTGGAGAGCCCACAGAAACCGCCCTTTTATTGGCTGCCGCCAAAGCTGGTATCACCTCAGAAAGCTTGAAAACAGAGTATGTACGCATGGAGGAAATTCCATTTGATAGTACCAGAAAATGTATGTCCGTCATTGTCAAAGACAAAGCAGGTCGGGAATGGATTTTCACCAAAGGAGCATATGATGTCATTCTAGAAAAATCAAGCCGGATTCAACAAGGAAATACTGCCGCTATGATCACCCCTGCAGACAAGAAGAGACTGGAGCAGCAAAATAACAAGATGGCTGGCTCAGGGATGAGGGTACTAGGATTTGCCTATGCTCCTGTATCAGGAACACCACAGGAAAAAAATTTAATTTTCCTCGGATTATCTGGCATGATGGATCCTCCAAGAAAAGAAGCAAAACAAGCAGTAATTACTTGCCGAAAAGCAGGTGTCAAAACGGTTATGATTACAGGAGACCACAAACTGACTGCTTGTGCTATCGCAAAGCAAATTGGCATTTATCAAAAAGGTGACCTTTGCCTAACAGGACGGGAGCTGGAAAAGATGAGTGACCAAGATTTAGATCATGTAGTACAGAAAGTCACGGTATTTGCCCGTGTCAGCCCTAGCCATAAGTTAAAAATTGTCCGTTCCTTAAAGCGAAAAGGGAATGTAATTGCTATGACTGGAGATGGAGTAAATGACGCCCCTGCTATTAAAGAAGCCAACATTGGGGTTTCTATGGGGATCACTGGAAGTGATGTCACAAAACAAGCGGCGGATGTCATCCTATTAGATGATAATTTCTCCACTTTAGTTGCCGCAATTGAAGAAGGCCGCGTTATCTACCAAAATATACGGAAATTTATCCGTTACTTGCTCTCCTGCAATATTGGGGAAGTATTGACCATGTTCGCTGGAATGTTGATGGGGATGCCTGTGCCTCTGCTCCCCATGCAGATTTTATTGGTAAACTTGGTAACAGATGGACTACCTGCGATTTCCCTTGGATTGGACCCTGCTGAAAAAGATGTCATGAAACAGCGTCCACGCCACCCAGAAGAAAGCATCTTTGCTCATGGATTAGTGTATACGATTATTTTCCGTGGTGTGTTGATTGGATTAACAACGCTAACCGTTTTTATTACGATGTTCCGTATGACCTTAAGTGTAGATGCTGCCAGGACAGGAGCGTTTTTCACCCTGGTGCTTACCCAATTAATCCATGTATTCGAATGTAAAAGCGAAACAAAATCCATATTTTCCATTCCTCTATTTAACAATATGAAATTAGTTGGTTCCGTTCTAATTTCCGCCATCATTGTTTTGTTGGCAATTTACCTACCACAATGTAATTTATTGTTCCGTACAGTACCATTAAGCGGCATACAGCTCCTTCTTTGTTTTGGCATTTCTATGGTCGTTCCTATCTGTAACGCAATCTTTTTAGCAGTAAAAAAATCTTTCCATAAAAAAGATATGCTGATAGCTACACCAGAACAAGCTGAATAA
- the dapA gene encoding 4-hydroxy-tetrahydrodipicolinate synthase: MSKKTIFKGSGVALITPMNPDGTVNYETLDELLEFQIENKTDAIVITGTTGEASTLSDKEHIDVIEHTVQKVNRRIPVIAGTGSNNTAHAIELSKQAEQVGADAVLLVTPYYNKASQEGLYLHFKACAEAISIPVILYNVPSRTGVNIMPLTYLRLSKIPNIVAVKEASGNFSQIAKTVSLCGDQLDVYSGNDDQITSALALGAKGVISVLANVVPEDTHQICQSYFNGDTVESDTLQLYYLELIENLFSDVNPIPVKQAMNFMGYNAGKCRLPLCDMDDVSKEKLLACMQRYELVEPKRKVGSVTVRRPQFSMMRRMIEH; this comes from the coding sequence ATGTCAAAAAAGACTATTTTTAAGGGCTCTGGTGTTGCATTAATTACTCCAATGAACCCAGATGGAACTGTGAATTATGAGACATTAGACGAATTATTAGAATTCCAAATAGAAAATAAAACAGATGCTATTGTAATTACTGGCACGACAGGAGAAGCATCAACTCTTTCCGATAAAGAACACATAGATGTAATCGAACACACTGTACAAAAGGTAAATCGCCGCATTCCAGTCATTGCAGGGACTGGAAGCAATAATACAGCCCACGCAATTGAACTTTCCAAACAGGCAGAACAGGTTGGTGCTGACGCTGTATTACTGGTTACTCCTTATTACAACAAAGCTTCCCAAGAAGGGTTATATCTTCATTTTAAAGCCTGTGCAGAAGCAATTTCCATTCCAGTTATCCTGTATAATGTACCAAGTAGAACTGGCGTAAATATCATGCCTCTTACTTATCTGCGTTTAAGCAAAATCCCTAATATTGTAGCAGTAAAAGAAGCCAGCGGAAACTTTTCTCAAATTGCAAAAACAGTTTCCCTTTGTGGTGACCAATTAGATGTCTATTCTGGAAATGACGACCAGATTACATCAGCCTTAGCCCTAGGTGCAAAAGGTGTTATTTCGGTATTGGCAAATGTAGTACCAGAGGATACCCATCAAATCTGCCAAAGTTATTTTAATGGAGATACCGTAGAAAGCGATACCCTACAGCTCTATTATTTAGAGTTAATTGAAAATTTATTTTCTGATGTCAATCCAATCCCTGTAAAACAGGCAATGAACTTTATGGGATATAACGCCGGAAAATGTCGTTTACCATTGTGTGATATGGATGATGTATCCAAAGAAAAATTACTTGCTTGTATGCAACGGTATGAGCTTGTAGAACCAAAACGTAAAGTTGGTTCTGTTACGGTACGGCGACCACAATTCTCTATGATGCGCCGTATGATTGAACATTAA
- a CDS encoding helix-turn-helix domain-containing protein: MDCNKIGAMIRQLRNELNITQKQLADQMNISDKTVSKWERGLGCPDISLLSELAANLGVTIEDILMGEKSQNDFVGGNMKDSSYYICPSCGNVTVCTGNATVSCCGKKLFPLEINKANEQHKLTIEQIEDDWYITSEHPMEKEHYISFVAFVTGDKLHFIKQYPEWNLQVRIQKRGHGKLLWYCTQHGLFYQLL; encoded by the coding sequence ATGGATTGCAATAAAATTGGAGCCATGATAAGACAATTGCGAAATGAACTGAATATTACGCAAAAGCAATTAGCAGATCAAATGAACATTAGTGATAAAACAGTATCAAAATGGGAAAGGGGTCTGGGATGTCCCGATATTTCTTTACTGTCAGAATTAGCAGCCAATCTTGGGGTAACGATAGAAGATATTTTAATGGGAGAGAAATCTCAAAATGATTTTGTAGGAGGTAATATGAAAGATTCCAGTTATTATATATGTCCATCTTGTGGCAATGTAACGGTTTGCACAGGAAATGCGACAGTGTCCTGTTGTGGAAAGAAACTGTTTCCATTAGAGATTAATAAAGCTAACGAACAACATAAATTAACCATAGAACAGATTGAGGATGATTGGTATATCACCAGTGAACATCCAATGGAAAAAGAACATTATATTTCGTTTGTAGCTTTTGTTACGGGAGATAAACTACATTTTATAAAACAGTATCCTGAATGGAATTTGCAGGTTCGTATCCAAAAAAGAGGACATGGAAAATTATTGTGGTATTGTACACAACATGGATTGTTCTATCAATTGCTATAA
- a CDS encoding amino acid ABC transporter permease — MDFLNIMLTLIKSAGYTVSLFAIVIICAIPLGFCVTMVARCKFKPIAWLARAYIYVVRGTPLLLQLLFFCFGLYYLPFIGPMIMIKNRFAAATIAFIINYSAYFAEIFRGGLLAVDKGQYEAAQVLGLRKGQTMIKIIIPQMIRVCLPTLNNEAVTLIKDTALMYAVGIVEILNQAKSIVNGSMDISAYLAAAIIYLVLNTILSFGLKKLEKKFAFGKTD, encoded by the coding sequence ATGGATTTTTTAAATATTATGCTAACTTTGATAAAAAGCGCAGGGTATACTGTTTCTCTGTTTGCGATTGTTATTATTTGCGCAATACCGCTGGGCTTTTGTGTTACGATGGTTGCAAGATGTAAATTTAAGCCGATTGCTTGGCTGGCAAGGGCTTATATTTATGTGGTACGTGGTACACCATTGTTATTACAACTTTTGTTCTTCTGCTTTGGATTATATTATCTGCCTTTTATTGGGCCTATGATTATGATTAAAAATCGTTTTGCAGCAGCAACCATTGCGTTTATTATCAACTACTCCGCTTATTTTGCGGAAATTTTCCGTGGTGGCTTATTAGCAGTGGATAAAGGACAATATGAAGCAGCACAAGTATTAGGTTTGCGGAAAGGCCAAACAATGATAAAAATTATCATTCCTCAAATGATTCGCGTCTGTCTGCCAACTTTAAACAATGAAGCTGTTACCTTAATTAAAGATACCGCATTAATGTATGCGGTGGGTATTGTGGAAATCCTAAATCAGGCAAAATCAATTGTAAACGGTTCGATGGATATTTCTGCTTATTTGGCAGCAGCAATTATCTATTTGGTGTTAAATACAATTTTGAGTTTTGGTTTAAAAAAGCTGGAAAAGAAATTTGCTTTTGGAAAAACCGATTGA
- a CDS encoding amino acid ABC transporter ATP-binding protein: MALIQVENLKKSYGKLEVLKDISFEVEQGDVIAVIGPSGSGKSTMLRSLINLEKVNGGSIKIDDNYLVKDGKYVSGSEMKKATLKMGMVFQHFNLFPHLTVRKNLELPPKTVQKTVKEKLRADSNYYLEKVGLLEKADVYPANLSGGQKQRVAIARALMMHPEILLFDEPTSALDPELTGEVLSTIRTLAEEKMTMIVVTHEMGFAREVANRVVFMDQGVFLEDGTPEEVFNAPKTQRAKDFFNKVIH, translated from the coding sequence ATGGCATTAATCCAAGTAGAAAACTTAAAAAAATCCTATGGAAAATTAGAAGTGTTAAAAGATATATCATTTGAAGTAGAGCAAGGGGATGTAATTGCGGTTATTGGCCCTTCTGGTTCCGGAAAGAGTACCATGCTGCGCAGTTTGATTAATCTCGAAAAGGTAAATGGTGGTTCTATCAAAATTGATGATAATTATCTTGTAAAAGATGGAAAATATGTTTCTGGTTCCGAGATGAAAAAGGCTACTTTAAAAATGGGGATGGTATTTCAACACTTTAACCTATTTCCTCACTTGACAGTGCGTAAGAATTTGGAACTTCCACCCAAAACAGTCCAGAAAACAGTAAAAGAAAAACTCCGTGCAGACAGCAATTATTATTTAGAAAAAGTAGGGTTGTTAGAAAAAGCGGATGTTTATCCGGCAAATTTAAGTGGTGGGCAGAAACAACGTGTTGCAATAGCTAGGGCGTTGATGATGCATCCTGAAATTTTGCTCTTTGATGAACCAACCTCTGCTTTGGACCCTGAGTTGACAGGGGAAGTATTGTCCACTATCCGCACATTGGCGGAAGAAAAAATGACAATGATTGTTGTTACACATGAAATGGGATTTGCCCGTGAAGTTGCAAATCGTGTTGTATTTATGGATCAAGGGGTCTTTTTGGAAGATGGGACTCCAGAAGAAGTATTCAATGCACCAAAAACCCAAAGAGCAAAAGATTTCTTTAATAAAGTAATTCATTAA
- the secA gene encoding preprotein translocase subunit SecA, with the protein MGLLDKIFGSYSEKEVKRIKPLMQKVLDLEPKYKEMSESELKDQTNILKKRLADGETTDDILPEAFAVCREASDRVLGMRHFPVQIIGGIVLHQGRIAEMRTGEGKTLVATLPAYLNGLTGKGVHIVTVNDYLAKRDSEWMGKVYRYLGLTVGLIVHDLDNDARRKAYNCDITYGTNNELGFDYLRDNMCIYKEQKVQREFYYAVVDEVDSILIDEARTPLIISGQGDKSTELYTLADRFAKTLTVHKVAELDDKEEQESVDEDADYIVDEKAKTATLTQKGVKKAEEYFHVENIMDAENSTLLHHINQAIRAYGIMRRDSDYVVKDGEVIIVDEFTGRLMIGRRYNEGLHQAIEAKEGVKVARESKTLATITFQNFFRLYKKLSGMTGTAMTEEGEFREIYKLDVVEIPTNNPVQRKDYNDVVYKTEQGKFNAVIEQIIECHEKGQPVLVGTVTIEKSELLSSMLKRRGVKHEVLNAKFHEKEAEIVAQAGKKGAVTIATNMAGRGTDIMLGGNAEFMAKAEMRKKGYTEELIAEATSYGETDNQEILEARETFQKLNKKHKDEIAGEAEEVKEAGGLFIIGTERHDSRRIDNQLRGRSGRQGDPGASRFYLSLEDDLMRLFGGEKLQAMMNALKIEEDQPIENKMLTNSIESAQRKVEGRNFSIRKSVLQYDDVMNSQRELIYAQRNKVLNGENLRDYIVNMIKDMVSETVDRYVVETEVHDDWNIEGLKNYFLHYILEEDDLVYTPQELEDETIDHIKEIITEKALAKYEAKEQEVMPERMRELERVVLLKVVDSKWMDHIDAMDELKRGITLRAYAQRDPVIEYRIEGFNMFDDMIASIKEDTVRLLLTVRIRSEEEPKREQVAKPTGTSGGSDTGAVSNQPVRKTKVGRNDPCPCGSGKKYKKCCGRDENTED; encoded by the coding sequence ATGGGTTTACTGGATAAAATTTTTGGTAGTTACAGTGAGAAAGAGGTTAAACGAATTAAACCTCTAATGCAAAAGGTTTTGGATTTGGAACCAAAATACAAAGAGATGAGCGAGTCTGAATTAAAAGACCAGACCAACATTTTGAAAAAACGTTTGGCTGATGGTGAAACAACAGACGATATTTTGCCAGAAGCATTTGCAGTTTGTCGCGAAGCTTCCGATCGTGTATTGGGAATGCGGCATTTCCCAGTTCAGATTATTGGTGGTATCGTATTACATCAGGGACGTATTGCGGAGATGAGAACTGGTGAAGGTAAAACATTGGTTGCTACTTTGCCAGCTTACTTGAACGGTTTGACCGGAAAAGGGGTACATATTGTTACAGTCAATGATTACTTGGCAAAACGTGACTCTGAATGGATGGGTAAAGTATACCGTTATTTGGGCTTAACAGTGGGTTTGATTGTGCATGATTTGGACAATGATGCACGCCGTAAAGCATATAACTGTGATATCACATATGGTACCAATAATGAATTGGGCTTTGATTACCTGCGTGATAATATGTGTATTTATAAAGAACAAAAAGTACAACGGGAATTCTACTATGCTGTTGTCGATGAAGTTGACTCGATCTTAATTGATGAAGCGAGGACACCATTGATTATTTCCGGACAAGGGGATAAATCTACTGAACTATATACTCTGGCGGACCGTTTCGCAAAAACCTTAACTGTACATAAAGTTGCGGAATTGGACGATAAAGAAGAACAGGAATCTGTAGATGAAGATGCTGATTACATTGTGGATGAAAAAGCAAAAACAGCTACTTTGACCCAGAAAGGTGTAAAAAAGGCAGAAGAATATTTCCATGTGGAAAATATTATGGATGCTGAAAACAGCACTTTGCTGCACCACATTAACCAGGCAATTCGTGCTTATGGTATCATGAGAAGGGACAGCGATTATGTTGTAAAAGACGGCGAAGTAATTATCGTTGATGAATTTACTGGTCGTTTGATGATTGGCCGCCGCTATAACGAAGGCTTGCATCAGGCAATTGAGGCAAAAGAAGGTGTAAAAGTAGCAAGGGAATCCAAAACACTGGCTACTATTACCTTCCAGAACTTCTTCCGTTTGTATAAAAAACTGTCCGGTATGACTGGTACCGCAATGACAGAAGAAGGGGAATTCCGTGAAATCTACAAATTAGACGTTGTGGAAATCCCAACCAACAATCCTGTACAAAGAAAAGACTATAATGATGTAGTATATAAGACAGAACAGGGTAAATTTAACGCAGTAATTGAACAAATTATTGAATGCCATGAAAAAGGGCAACCTGTACTGGTTGGTACTGTTACCATCGAGAAATCTGAATTGTTAAGCTCTATGCTGAAACGCAGAGGGGTTAAACACGAAGTATTAAACGCGAAATTCCATGAAAAAGAAGCGGAAATCGTTGCACAGGCTGGTAAAAAAGGTGCGGTAACCATCGCAACCAATATGGCTGGCCGTGGTACCGATATCATGCTTGGCGGTAACGCTGAATTTATGGCAAAAGCGGAAATGCGGAAAAAAGGCTATACCGAAGAGTTGATTGCAGAAGCAACTAGCTATGGTGAAACCGACAATCAAGAAATTTTGGAAGCAAGGGAAACTTTCCAAAAATTAAATAAAAAACATAAAGATGAAATTGCTGGTGAAGCGGAAGAGGTAAAAGAAGCTGGTGGTTTATTCATCATTGGTACCGAACGTCATGATTCTAGACGTATTGATAACCAGCTGCGTGGTCGTTCTGGACGTCAAGGTGACCCTGGTGCTAGCCGTTTCTATCTGTCTTTGGAAGACGATTTGATGCGTCTGTTCGGCGGTGAAAAACTTCAGGCAATGATGAATGCACTGAAAATTGAAGAAGACCAGCCAATTGAAAATAAAATGCTGACCAATTCTATTGAGTCTGCACAACGCAAAGTAGAAGGCAGAAACTTCAGCATCCGTAAATCAGTATTGCAGTACGATGATGTTATGAACTCCCAACGTGAACTGATCTACGCACAGAGAAATAAAGTATTAAACGGTGAAAACCTCCGTGATTATATCGTAAATATGATTAAGGATATGGTAAGTGAAACGGTGGACCGTTATGTGGTAGAAACAGAGGTACACGATGATTGGAACATCGAAGGGCTGAAAAATTACTTCCTCCACTATATTTTGGAAGAGGATGATTTGGTTTACACTCCACAAGAATTGGAAGATGAAACGATTGATCATATCAAAGAAATTATTACAGAAAAAGCTTTGGCAAAATACGAAGCAAAAGAACAGGAAGTTATGCCAGAACGTATGCGCGAACTGGAACGTGTTGTTCTGCTGAAAGTGGTTGACTCCAAGTGGATGGATCACATTGATGCAATGGACGAATTAAAACGTGGTATTACCTTACGTGCATATGCTCAGAGGGACCCAGTAATTGAATATCGTATTGAAGGCTTTAACATGTTTGATGATATGATTGCCTCTATCAAAGAAGATACTGTACGTCTGCTCTTAACAGTACGTATCCGTAGCGAAGAAGAACCAAAGAGGGAACAAGTTGCAAAACCAACAGGAACTTCCGGCGGATCTGATACAGGTGCTGTTTCCAATCAGCCTGTGAGAAAAACTAAAGTAGGACGGAATGATCCATGTCCATGTGGCAGCGGCAAAAAGTATAAAAAATGCTGTGGCAGAGATGAAAATACAGAAGATTAA
- a CDS encoding HAD hydrolase-like protein, which yields MPKQYQTILFDLDGTLVDTSPGIFKAIRHVEKVMGLAPIKKEEMRKFIGPPPVYSYQNFHHLTEEDAWKAKKIQHEYLIEGCKNGKVYPGIIRLLKFLKEENCHVATTTLKKETSAHRVLSHFQLEEYMDTIVGLDAEETLTKADTISIALERMGVSKDSAVLVGDSRYDGEGAIQAGVDFIPVTYGFGITDPEQVIDLNPVFCASNARELMLYFWSHIGKKEEGYPY from the coding sequence ATGCCAAAACAATACCAAACCATTTTATTTGATTTAGATGGAACCTTAGTGGATACTTCCCCTGGTATCTTTAAAGCAATCCGGCATGTAGAAAAGGTAATGGGACTAGCCCCAATCAAAAAAGAAGAAATGAGAAAATTCATTGGACCGCCTCCAGTATACAGTTATCAAAATTTTCATCATCTCACAGAGGAAGATGCATGGAAAGCAAAAAAAATCCAGCATGAATATTTAATCGAAGGTTGCAAAAATGGCAAAGTATATCCAGGTATCATTCGGCTTTTAAAATTTTTAAAAGAGGAGAACTGCCATGTGGCAACCACTACATTAAAAAAAGAAACTTCTGCTCATCGTGTCCTTTCTCATTTTCAATTGGAAGAATATATGGATACAATTGTTGGACTAGACGCAGAAGAAACTTTGACAAAGGCTGATACGATTTCCATCGCGTTAGAACGGATGGGTGTATCAAAAGATTCCGCTGTCTTAGTTGGCGACAGCAGATATGATGGAGAAGGAGCAATTCAAGCAGGAGTAGACTTCATTCCAGTAACTTATGGTTTTGGGATTACGGACCCAGAACAGGTTATTGATCTAAATCCTGTATTTTGCGCATCCAATGCTCGGGAATTAATGCTATACTTTTGGTCCCATATTGGTAAAAAAGAAGAAGGTTATCCTTACTAA